ACGTCCGCCCCGGAGAAGCCCTCCAGCGCGCCGCGCACCTGGCGCTCCACCACCGTCAGCGTCTGGTTCGACTCGCGCTCGGCCAGCGTCTCGCCCACGCAGACGATGGGCGTCATCCCGGCGGCCTTCACCGCCTTCGCGCGCTTGTTCACCGTGGCGTCCGTCTCACCGAAGAACTGCCGGCGCTCCGAGTGCCCCACGATGACGTAGGCACACCCCAGCTCCGCCAGCATCGGCGCGCTGACTTCGCCCGTGAAGGCGCCCGAGGACTCCCAGTGGCAGTTCTGCGCCGCCAGCTGGAGGGGCGCCCCCTCCAGCGCGACGTGCAGCGGCTGCAACGCCACGAACGGGGGCGCGATGGCCACCTCTACCTTGTCGCCCAACGCCGCCACCGCGCCGCGAAGCTCCCGCACCAGCGCGAGCGCTTCCGGCACCGTCTTGTTCATCTTCCAGTTGCCAGCGACGATCTTCCGACGAGCCATCGAGGTGTCTCCCCCGGTGCGTACCGCGTGGGTGGTGCCCTACTTCGTCTCCAGCGCCTTGATGCCCGGCAGCGGCTGGCCTTCCAGGAACTCCAGCGACGCGCCGCCACCCGTGGACACGTGGCTCATCTTGTCCGCGTAGCCCATCTGCTCCACCGCCGCCGCGCTGTCACCGCCGCCAATCACCGTGACGGCGTCCTTGTTGATGGACATCGCCGCGGCCACCGAGCGCGTGCCCTCCGCGAACTTGTCGACCTCGAAGCGGCCCATGGGTCCGTTCCAGATGACCGTCTTCGCGTCGCGGATGCGCTGCGTGTACATCGCGCGCGTCTTGGGCCCGATGTCCAGGCCCATCATGTCCGCCGGCACCACCTGATCCGGCGTCTCCCGCACCGGGCCCTTGCCGTCCGGATCCGCGCAGACGATGTGGTCGATGGGCAGCACCAGCGGCGTCTTCAGGCGCTTGGCCGTGTCCAGCAGCTTCGCCGCCAGCGCCAGCTTGTCGCCCTCCTCCACCCGGCTCTTGCCCACTTCGATGCCCTGCGCCTTCAGGAAGGTGTACGCCATGGCGCCGCCCACGAGCAGCGCGTCCACCTTGGGCAGCAGGCTTTCAATGACCTTGATCTTGTCGCTCACCTTGGAGCCGCCCAGGATGGCCACGAAGGGCTTCTGCGGATTGCGCAGGACCTTGTCGCCCAGGTACTCGATCTCCTTGCGCATCAGGAAGCCGGCGGCCTTCTCCTTCACGAAGGGCACCATGCCGGCCGTGGACGCGTGCGCGCGGTGCGCCGTGCCGAACGCGTCGTTGACGTAGACGTCCGCCAGCGCCGCCAGCTCGCGCGCGAAGGCCTCGTCGTTCGCCTCCTCCTCCTTGTGGAAGCGCAGGTTCTCCAAGAGGAGTACCTGCCCCGCCTTCAGGTCGTTCACCTGCTTCTTCACGTTGTCACCCACGCAGTCGTCCGCGTGGATGACCTCGTGCTTGCCGCCCAGCAGCTCCGCCAGCTTCTCCGCGACGAGCACGGTGGACAGCTTGGGGTCCGCCCCCTTGGGCCGGCCGAGGTGGGACGCCAGGATGACCTTGCCGCCCATCTCCAGCGCGCGCCGGATGGTGGGCAGCGCCTCACGGATGCGGGTGTCGTCGGTGACGCGGCGCCCCTCCAGCGGGACGTTGAAGTCCACGCGGATGAAGACGCGCTTGCCGGTCAACTGCAGGTCATCGATGTAGCGGATCATCTTGGGTGTCCCTTGTGCCTGTCTTGGGTCAGCCTGGGGTGCCGGTGCGGGGAGGCTCTACGCCACGCCCTTGGACACGAGGAACTTCGCCGTGTCGACCATGCGGTTGGAGAAGCCCCACTCGTTGTCGTACCAGGCCATGACCTTGAGCATGTTGTCGCCCATCACGAAGCAGTTGGTCGCGTCGAAGATGGCCGAGTGCGGGTTGCCGTTGTAGTCCACCGACACGGTCTGCGCGTCGCTGAACTCGAGCACGCCCTTGAGCGCGCCGTTGGCGGCGTCCTTCATCGCCTTGATGACCTCTTCAGGCGTGACCTTCTTGGTGGTGTTCACCGTCAGGTCCACCAGGGACACGTTCGGGGTGGGGACGCGCACGGAGATGCCGTGCATCTTGCCCTTGAGCGACGGGATGACCTCACCGATGGCCTTCGCGGCGCCAGTGCTGGTGGGGATCATGGAGAGCGCGGCGGCGCGGGCGCGGCGCATGTCGTCGTGGGTGAGGTCCAGGATGCGCTGGTCGTTGGTGTAGCTGTGCACCGTGGTCATCAGGCCCTTCTCGACGCCGAAGTTGTCCACCAGCACCTTGGCGATGGGCGCCAGGCAGTTGGTGGTGCACGAGGCGTTGGAGATGATGTGGTGCTTGGCCGGGTCGTACTCGTGGTGGTTGATGCCGTACGCGAGGGTCATGTCCGGGCCCTTGGCCGGCGCGGAGATGATGACCTTCTTGGCGCCCGCGGCCAGGTGCTTGGCGGCGGCGTCGCGCGCGGTGAAGCGGCCGGTGCACTCCAGCACCACGTCCACGTTCATGCTCTTCCACGGCAGCACGGAGGGGTCCTTCTCCGCGGTGACGGCGATCTCCTTGCCGTTCACGACGATGCCCTTGTCCGTGTGCGAGACCTCGCCCGGCCACGTGCGGTGCACCGAGTCGTACTTGAACAGGTGGGCCAGCGCCGACGGCTTGTCGAGGTCGTTGATGGCGACGATCTCGAGGTCTTCCTTGCGGCTGAGCGCGGCGCGCAGGATGCAGCGACCGATACGACCGAAGCCGTTGATGGCGAGCTTGATGGCCATGGTGTTTCGTTCTCCTTGAAGGAGTGGGCCTTCGCGGCCCACCGTCATGAATCTCGTAAAGAAGGCGGGCGACCGTAGGCAGGCGCCCCCGCCGAGTCAACGCTTCGCGTGGGTCGCTTTCGCGCGTGCACGCCGGAGCTGAACAATCACCCCGACCAACAGCCAGAGCCCGGAGGCCGTTCCCGCGCCCGCCCCGCATCCACAGCCGCTGTCCCCCTTGGGGGAATAGTCACTCGGGAGCGCCGGGACGACCGTGGGGTCCGGCGGCGGAGGCGGCGGTGGCGGCTGCACGACCGGATGCGGATCCACCTCCCGCACCGCCACGCAGGACGACAGCGGCCGGGGGCTGACCGCGGGCGTCACCTCCGCGTCCGGCAGGGCCGGTGCCTGGGCGACGATTCCCGAACGCACCAGGAACGCGCCCACCAGCCGCGAACGCTCACGATTGGACGCAAGGCTCTCGAACGGGAAGCCCAGCACCAGCACCTGGCCCGCGGGCGCCGTGCCCGACAGGACGGCCGCACCCAGCCCCGTGTTGGGGTAGCGGAGCACGTCCTTGCCGCCTCCCGTGGGGAGCAGGATGTCCGTCACCCCGACCGGATAGGCGCCAAGCGTCCCGTCGTCCAGCGGCGTGACCGGCAGGTCCGCGAGGAGACCTCCCTCGAATCCCTCCACCCGGTTGAGCGCCGAGCCCACTCCGAAAGACGCCCGGAGGACGTCCGCGAGGAAGGCCTTGTCCTCCGCGCTGCCCTGCGAAAGCGTGAACACGGTCCGGCCGCCCGACAGCATCAGGTGCCCGCCCCCGGTGACGAACGCGCGCAGGGCGTCCTGCTCCGCCCGCGTCAGGCCCGCGCCCCCCACGCCTCCGCGCCCGGTGGACCAGTCCACCAGCCGGTAGCCCGCGGGCGACACCAGCCCCGCCGCCACCGCGTTGCCCGTCGTGCTGTCGAAGGCCACCGCTGACGGT
The sequence above is drawn from the Corallococcus sp. NCRR genome and encodes:
- the tpiA gene encoding triose-phosphate isomerase — encoded protein: MARRKIVAGNWKMNKTVPEALALVRELRGAVAALGDKVEVAIAPPFVALQPLHVALEGAPLQLAAQNCHWESSGAFTGEVSAPMLAELGCAYVIVGHSERRQFFGETDATVNKRAKAVKAAGMTPIVCVGETLAERESNQTLTVVERQVRGALEGFSGADVATFVLAYEPVWAIGTGRTATTAQAQEVHAAIRGLLTRMYDEGTAERVRIQYGGSVKPDNAAELLGQPDVDGALVGGASLKAADFVAIVKAAG
- a CDS encoding phosphoglycerate kinase, with translation MIRYIDDLQLTGKRVFIRVDFNVPLEGRRVTDDTRIREALPTIRRALEMGGKVILASHLGRPKGADPKLSTVLVAEKLAELLGGKHEVIHADDCVGDNVKKQVNDLKAGQVLLLENLRFHKEEEANDEAFARELAALADVYVNDAFGTAHRAHASTAGMVPFVKEKAAGFLMRKEIEYLGDKVLRNPQKPFVAILGGSKVSDKIKVIESLLPKVDALLVGGAMAYTFLKAQGIEVGKSRVEEGDKLALAAKLLDTAKRLKTPLVLPIDHIVCADPDGKGPVRETPDQVVPADMMGLDIGPKTRAMYTQRIRDAKTVIWNGPMGRFEVDKFAEGTRSVAAAMSINKDAVTVIGGGDSAAAVEQMGYADKMSHVSTGGGASLEFLEGQPLPGIKALETK
- the gap gene encoding type I glyceraldehyde-3-phosphate dehydrogenase translates to MAIKLAINGFGRIGRCILRAALSRKEDLEIVAINDLDKPSALAHLFKYDSVHRTWPGEVSHTDKGIVVNGKEIAVTAEKDPSVLPWKSMNVDVVLECTGRFTARDAAAKHLAAGAKKVIISAPAKGPDMTLAYGINHHEYDPAKHHIISNASCTTNCLAPIAKVLVDNFGVEKGLMTTVHSYTNDQRILDLTHDDMRRARAAALSMIPTSTGAAKAIGEVIPSLKGKMHGISVRVPTPNVSLVDLTVNTTKKVTPEEVIKAMKDAANGALKGVLEFSDAQTVSVDYNGNPHSAIFDATNCFVMGDNMLKVMAWYDNEWGFSNRMVDTAKFLVSKGVA